From Populus trichocarpa isolate Nisqually-1 chromosome 19, P.trichocarpa_v4.1, whole genome shotgun sequence, a single genomic window includes:
- the LOC7487181 gene encoding protein LIGHT-DEPENDENT SHORT HYPOCOTYLS 1, which translates to MDLASPSTNPTYASPIITSPTNTTTANTTATSTLATSISPPSTPSRYENQKRRDWNTFCQYLRNHRPPLTLPMCSGAHVLEFLRYLDQFGKTKVHNQTCPFFGLPNPPAPCPCPLRQAWGSLDALIGRLRAAYEEHGGRPEGNPFGARSVRIYLREVRDFQAKARGVSYDKKRKRPKAKVAAAAAVTAAAAADPSTG; encoded by the coding sequence ATGGATTTAGCTTCCCCATCAACAAACCCCACATATGCAAGCCCTATAATCACCAGCCCCACTAACACCACCACTGCAAACACCACAGCCACCTCAACTTTAGCCACAAGCATATCCCCGCCTTCCACTCCAAGTCGCTATGAGAACCAAAAGAGAAGGGACTGGAACACTTTCTGCCAGTACCTTAGGAATCACAGGCCTCCTTTAACACTCCCAATGTGCAGTGGAGCCcatgttcttgaatttttaaggtACCTAGACCAATTCGGCAAAACCAAAGTCCACAACCAAACTTGCCCTTTCTTTGGCCTCCCTAACCCACCCGCACCATGCCCGTGCCCCCTCCGACAAGCATGGGGAAGCCTTGATGCTCTCATTGGAAGGCTCAGAGCTGCCTACGAGGAACATGGAGGGAGGCCAGAAGGGAACCCATTTGGTGCAAGATCGGTGAGGATTTACTTAAGGGAGGTTAGGGATTTTCAAGCTAAAGCAAGGGGAGTTAGCTAtgataagaagagaaaaaggccCAAGGCAAAAGTAGCAGCGGCAGCAGCGgtaacagcagcagcagcagctgatCCCAGCACAGGTTAG